The sequence below is a genomic window from Streptosporangium lutulentum.
GCTCGCCGTACGCACGGCTGAGGAGGCGGCGGCACTGCACGGGATCACGCTCGCCCAGCACATGATCCTTCAGATGCTCGACGCCGTCGGTCCCGCCTCGCAGCAGGCCCTCTCCGACGAGTTGCGCATCGATCGCAGCACGATGGTCCGATGCATCGACGCCCTGGAGAAGGGCGGCCACGTGCAGCGTCACCGTGACTCCGCCGACCGCCGCGCCTACTCCGTCCACCTCACCGAAAGCGGCCGCACGCTGCTGGCCGACGCGGATCAGGAAGTCCCGGGGGTCCTGAAGCAGACACTGGCCCCGCTCACCGACGGGGAGCGGGCCGACCTGACGCGGCTGCTGGCCAAGCTCGTCACCGGTACCGCCCCCGGCGCGTGACGGACACCGGCCCGCACCCCCCGTCCTCCGACGGCGCGTGACGGACACCGGCCCGCCCTCCCCGGTCCTTCGACGCCCGGCGCACCGGCGTCAAGCGGCCGATCTCGCCTGATCTATCCTGCGACTCATGCTGACCACTGATGTTGAGCTGGCCCGTACGGCGGCGCAGGCGGGAGCGGCCGTCGTGCGCGCCATGTTCGGCGCGTCGCCGGTGCGCGTGGAGAAATCCGGTGGTGACTTCGCCACGGCCGCCGACATGGAGGCGGAGCGGGCCATCCTCGATGTCATTCGCACCGCCCGGCCCGGTGATGCTGTGACCGGCGAGGAGATCGGGCGTACGGGCCCGGCGGGGGCCGAGCGCATGTGGCTGGTCGACCCTCTGTGCGGCACGCTGAACTACGCCGTGCGCAGCATGCTGGTGGCGGTGAACGTCGCCTTGCGGGTGGGCTCGGACATCACGGTGGCGGCCTCGGCCGACCCGTTCGCCGACGAGGTGTTCTGGACCGATGGCCTCCACGCCTGCGTCCGCCGCGGTGGCATGGACGAGCCGCTCAAGCCGTCGCCGGATTCGCGGCTGGTGGACGTCAACCTCGACCCGCCGTTTCCGAGCGCACCCGCCTTCCGCGCCGCCGCCCTGCTCGCCGATCCGGGGTTCGCCGAGCGGTTCCGCCCGCGCGTCGTCTCCACCACCCTGGCGGTGGCCTGGGTCGCCGCCGGCCGGCGGGCCGCCTACGTCACCGACGGCCGGCTTCATGACAGCGTGCACTTCGCCGCCGGGGTCGCGTTGTGCCGGGCCGCCGGATGCGTGGTGACCGGCCTCGACGGCCTGCCGCCGCACACCGGTGCGGGCGGGCTCGTCGTGGCGGCCGAC
It includes:
- a CDS encoding MarR family winged helix-turn-helix transcriptional regulator is translated as MSALHDPSAPTGPANDSQRSRRGEFFAQLADRRPDIALCKASLLAVRTAEEAAALHGITLAQHMILQMLDAVGPASQQALSDELRIDRSTMVRCIDALEKGGHVQRHRDSADRRAYSVHLTESGRTLLADADQEVPGVLKQTLAPLTDGERADLTRLLAKLVTGTAPGA
- a CDS encoding inositol monophosphatase family protein; translated protein: MLTTDVELARTAAQAGAAVVRAMFGASPVRVEKSGGDFATAADMEAERAILDVIRTARPGDAVTGEEIGRTGPAGAERMWLVDPLCGTLNYAVRSMLVAVNVALRVGSDITVAASADPFADEVFWTDGLHACVRRGGMDEPLKPSPDSRLVDVNLDPPFPSAPAFRAAALLADPGFAERFRPRVVSTTLAVAWVAAGRRAAYVTDGRLHDSVHFAAGVALCRAAGCVVTGLDGLPPHTGAGGLVVAADQETHAALLDLIRPCR